The following are encoded together in the Myxococcota bacterium genome:
- the hemC gene encoding hydroxymethylbilane synthase, with amino-acid sequence MTLLRLGTRGSALAMAQAETVARMLRANGHEVEIVKIVTQGDRIEGPLSEHGGRQVWVREIERALLDGAIDLAVHSAKDMPTQLEDGLTIGAYPQREDPRDAFVGGAGRRFAALAPGARVGTGSARRTALLRALRPDLEPVALRGNVPTRIAKIDTMDLAGVILAAAGLVRLGLEDRLLDPLDPERYVPAGGQGALALEVRIDDEDVHQIVSRLDDRDVAAQVRAERAFLFELGGDCHTPIAAFASIHGIRLRLRALVISPDGRERVEGSAEGEIHAPEMLGATLGRELLGRGARRLIEARR; translated from the coding sequence GTGACGCTGCTGCGGCTCGGCACGCGCGGCAGCGCGCTCGCCATGGCACAGGCCGAGACGGTCGCGCGCATGCTGCGCGCGAACGGCCACGAGGTCGAGATCGTCAAGATCGTGACTCAGGGCGACCGCATCGAGGGGCCGCTGTCCGAGCACGGCGGCAGGCAGGTCTGGGTGCGCGAGATCGAGCGCGCGCTGCTCGACGGCGCGATCGACCTGGCCGTGCACTCGGCGAAGGACATGCCGACGCAGCTCGAGGACGGACTCACGATCGGCGCCTACCCGCAGCGCGAGGACCCGCGCGACGCGTTCGTGGGCGGCGCGGGCCGGCGCTTCGCGGCGCTGGCGCCGGGCGCGCGCGTGGGCACCGGCTCGGCGCGCCGCACGGCGCTGCTGCGCGCGCTGCGCCCCGACCTCGAGCCGGTGGCGCTGCGCGGCAACGTGCCCACGCGCATCGCCAAGATCGACACGATGGACCTCGCGGGAGTCATCCTGGCCGCGGCCGGGCTGGTGCGGCTGGGGCTCGAAGACCGTCTGCTCGACCCGCTGGATCCCGAGCGCTACGTGCCCGCCGGCGGGCAGGGCGCGCTCGCGCTCGAGGTGCGGATCGACGACGAGGACGTACACCAGATCGTGTCGCGCCTCGACGACCGCGACGTGGCCGCGCAGGTGCGCGCGGAGCGCGCGTTCCTGTTCGAGCTGGGCGGTGACTGCCACACGCCGATCGCGGCCTTCGCGTCGATCCACGGCATCCGGCTGCGCCTGCGCGCGCTCGTGATCTCGCCCGACGGGCGCGAGCGGGTCGAGGGCTCGGCGGAAGGCGAGATCCATGCGCCCGAGATGCTCGGTGCGACCCTGGGCCGCGAGCTCCTGGGCCGGGGCGCGCGCCGGCTGATCGAGGCCCGGCGGTGA
- the hemA gene encoding glutamyl-tRNA reductase yields the protein MKLSMVGLSYRTAPVAVRERYAVAPGQLAEHDAKLVAQAPIDEAALLSTCNRTELYGVSASDLALEHLHRFLREELGDGSAAPVQVYELRGADVVSHLFRVAGGLDSMVLGEAQILGQVKDAYRSAVAAQSCGPVLGRLFQHAFRAAKRIRSETGLGGSTVSVARVGVSLAREIFEDFSGKRVLMLGAGEMAESALRGLREAGAEQIAVVNRTLGAAVELAARHGGSAHSLDQLPDELARADIAITSVQVDRPLIGPAELARAFARRRGNPLLIVDLGIPRNVDPAVAGLDDVYLYDLDDLEATAERGRLQRAAAVEAAQSIVSHEAGEYLRWLELAPHAPTLAQLRRRLERLALAELERLRGEDPARVAEALVAKLLHPPLERLRGELERGTSRYYADALRDLFGLDEEEEP from the coding sequence GTGAAGCTCTCGATGGTCGGTCTCTCGTACCGGACGGCGCCCGTGGCGGTGCGCGAGCGCTACGCGGTCGCGCCGGGTCAGCTCGCGGAGCACGACGCCAAGCTCGTGGCACAGGCGCCGATCGACGAGGCGGCGCTGCTCTCGACCTGCAACCGCACCGAGCTGTACGGCGTGTCGGCGAGTGACCTGGCGCTCGAGCACCTGCACCGCTTCCTGCGCGAGGAGCTGGGCGACGGCAGCGCGGCGCCGGTGCAGGTCTACGAGCTGCGCGGCGCCGACGTGGTGAGTCACTTGTTCCGCGTGGCCGGCGGCCTCGACTCCATGGTGCTGGGCGAGGCGCAGATCCTGGGCCAGGTGAAAGATGCCTACCGCTCGGCGGTGGCGGCGCAGAGCTGCGGCCCGGTGCTCGGGCGGCTGTTCCAGCACGCCTTCCGCGCCGCCAAGCGCATCCGCAGCGAGACGGGCCTGGGCGGCTCGACCGTCTCGGTGGCGCGCGTCGGGGTCTCGCTCGCGCGCGAGATCTTCGAGGACTTCTCGGGCAAGCGCGTGCTCATGCTGGGCGCCGGTGAGATGGCCGAGTCGGCGCTGCGCGGCCTGCGCGAGGCCGGCGCAGAGCAGATCGCGGTCGTGAACCGCACGCTGGGCGCGGCCGTCGAGCTCGCCGCGCGCCACGGCGGCAGCGCGCACTCACTCGACCAGCTGCCGGACGAGCTGGCGCGCGCCGACATCGCGATCACCTCGGTGCAGGTCGACCGGCCGCTGATCGGCCCGGCCGAGCTCGCGCGCGCCTTTGCCCGGCGCCGCGGCAACCCGCTCCTGATCGTCGACCTCGGCATCCCGCGCAACGTCGATCCGGCGGTCGCGGGGCTCGACGACGTGTACCTGTACGACCTCGACGACCTGGAGGCGACCGCCGAGCGCGGGCGCCTGCAGCGCGCCGCCGCGGTGGAGGCCGCGCAGAGCATCGTGAGTCATGAGGCCGGCGAGTATCTGCGCTGGCTCGAGCTCGCGCCGCACGCGCCCACGCTGGCGCAGCTGCGGCGACGGCTGGAGCGGCTCGCGCTCGCCGAGCTCGAGAGACTGCGCGGCGAAGACCCGGCGCGCGTGGCCGAGGCGCTGGTCGCGAAGCTCTTGCACCCGCCCCTCGAGAGGCTGCGGGGCGAGCTCGAACGCGGCACGTCGCGCTACTACGCCGACGCGCTGCGCGATCTGTTCGGGCTGGACGAGGAGGAGGAACCGTGA
- the ccsA gene encoding cytochrome c biogenesis protein CcsA: MTSLTHGLASALYLFAAFLGWTGRSERIGPGGIRLVVALAVLVHAAGFYGFHLQEPPVPLSSFPAALSLIGWGVALAWLVSPRGLRLRASGPWVATIAAAFTIPGVLGLELAHQASENEDLSRWSHPHVLLAAAGFSLLALASLAGLGYLVKERGLKRRRAWQQGLPSLESLDHAEHVTLALGFALLTLGVLTGFAWTVSQHIDPWNKHVLSMLAAWGVYLVPVGARVVRQQRGPWPARGVVIGFLFLVCSYIGINLVGAGP, encoded by the coding sequence ATGACCTCGCTCACGCACGGGCTCGCGAGCGCCCTCTACCTGTTCGCCGCGTTCCTCGGCTGGACGGGCCGCAGCGAGCGCATCGGCCCGGGCGGGATCCGTCTCGTGGTGGCCCTGGCCGTGCTGGTGCACGCGGCGGGCTTCTACGGCTTCCATTTGCAGGAGCCTCCGGTGCCGCTGTCGAGCTTCCCCGCCGCGCTCTCGCTGATCGGCTGGGGCGTCGCGCTCGCCTGGCTGGTGTCTCCGCGCGGGCTGCGGCTGCGCGCGTCGGGGCCGTGGGTCGCGACGATCGCGGCGGCGTTCACCATTCCGGGCGTGCTGGGTCTCGAGCTGGCGCACCAGGCCAGCGAGAACGAGGACCTGTCGCGCTGGTCGCACCCGCACGTGCTGCTGGCGGCGGCCGGCTTCAGCCTGCTCGCGCTCGCCAGCCTGGCGGGGCTCGGGTATCTCGTGAAGGAGCGCGGGCTGAAGCGCCGGCGCGCCTGGCAGCAGGGGCTGCCCTCGCTCGAGAGCCTCGACCACGCCGAGCACGTGACTCTGGCGCTGGGCTTCGCGCTGCTCACGCTGGGCGTGCTGACCGGCTTCGCGTGGACGGTGAGTCAGCACATCGACCCCTGGAACAAGCACGTGCTGTCGATGCTCGCGGCCTGGGGCGTGTATCTCGTGCCGGTCGGCGCGCGCGTGGTCCGCCAGCAGCGCGGGCCCTGGCCGGCGCGAGGCGTGGTGATCGGCTTTTTGTTCCTGGTCTGCTCGTACATCGGGATCAACCTGGTGGGAGCGGGGCCGTGA